From Streptomyces durmitorensis, a single genomic window includes:
- a CDS encoding amino acid ABC transporter permease, which translates to MTTDISKKGPEDTPPSSRPEAIKAIPVRHYGRYVAALLAIGAFAAIVYAFAQGDINWDAIPDNFFDDRILKGVRETLLLTFLSMLIGVVGGILLSVMRLSKNPVTSSIAWFYIWFFRGTPVLVQLFIWFNLGFVFEYVNLGPVYKDEWSDFMTPFLTALLGLGLNEAAYMAEICRAGLLSVDEGQTEASQALGMSHGKTLRRVVLPQAMRVIVPPTGNEVINMLKTTSLVAAVQYFELLRYAQDIGTSSGATVEALLLAAAWYLIMTSILSVGQFYLERYYARGSSRSLPDTPFQKIKANMLSLGNRSGVGH; encoded by the coding sequence GTGACTACCGACATCTCCAAGAAGGGCCCGGAGGACACACCCCCGTCCTCCCGGCCTGAGGCCATCAAGGCCATCCCGGTCCGGCACTACGGCCGGTACGTCGCCGCGCTCCTCGCCATCGGCGCGTTCGCCGCGATCGTCTACGCCTTCGCTCAGGGCGACATCAACTGGGACGCGATCCCCGACAACTTCTTCGACGACCGCATCCTCAAGGGCGTCCGCGAGACCCTGCTCCTGACCTTCCTGTCGATGCTCATCGGCGTGGTCGGCGGCATCCTCCTCTCGGTGATGCGCCTGTCGAAGAACCCGGTGACCTCGTCGATCGCCTGGTTCTACATCTGGTTCTTCCGCGGTACGCCGGTCCTGGTCCAGCTCTTCATCTGGTTCAACCTCGGCTTCGTCTTCGAGTACGTCAACCTCGGCCCCGTCTACAAGGACGAGTGGTCGGACTTCATGACGCCGTTCCTGACGGCGCTGCTCGGCCTGGGCCTCAACGAGGCCGCGTACATGGCCGAGATCTGCCGCGCCGGTCTGCTCTCGGTCGACGAGGGCCAGACCGAGGCGTCCCAGGCGCTGGGCATGAGCCACGGCAAGACGCTGCGCCGCGTCGTGCTGCCGCAGGCGATGCGCGTGATCGTGCCGCCGACGGGCAACGAAGTCATCAACATGCTCAAGACGACGTCCCTGGTGGCCGCGGTCCAGTACTTCGAACTGCTGCGGTACGCCCAGGACATCGGCACCTCCTCCGGCGCCACCGTCGAGGCCCTGCTGCTCGCCGCGGCCTGGTACCTGATCATGACCTCGATCCTCTCCGTCGGCCAGTTCTACCTGGAGCGTTACTACGCGCGCGGTTCGTCGCGCTCGCTCCCGGACACCCCGTTCCAGAAGATCAAGGCCAATATGTTGTCCCTTGGCAACCGCTCGGGAGTTGGTCACTGA
- a CDS encoding amino acid ABC transporter ATP-binding protein: MTTAMVKSEGVHKSFGNVEVLKGIDLEVKSGEVFCLIGPSGSGKSTFLRCINHLEKVNAGRLYVDGELVGYRQKGDKLYELKDSEVALKRRDIGMVFQRFNLFPHMTALENVMEAPVQVKGETKSAARARAGQLLERVGLADKAKSYPSQLSGGQQQRVAIARALAMEPKLMLFDEPTSALDPELVGDVLDVMRDLAESGMTMIVVTHEMGFAREVGDSLVFMDEGVVVESGHPRDVLTNPQHERTQSFLSKVL, from the coding sequence ATGACGACCGCCATGGTGAAGTCCGAAGGCGTCCACAAGTCCTTCGGCAACGTCGAGGTCCTCAAGGGCATCGACCTGGAGGTCAAGTCCGGCGAGGTCTTCTGCCTCATCGGCCCCTCAGGCTCCGGCAAGTCGACGTTCCTTCGCTGCATCAACCACCTCGAGAAGGTCAACGCCGGCCGCCTCTACGTCGACGGCGAACTGGTGGGCTACCGGCAGAAGGGGGACAAGCTGTACGAGCTCAAGGACAGCGAAGTCGCCCTGAAGCGCCGGGACATCGGCATGGTCTTCCAGCGCTTCAACCTCTTCCCGCACATGACGGCCCTCGAGAACGTCATGGAGGCGCCGGTCCAGGTCAAGGGCGAGACGAAGTCGGCGGCCAGGGCACGCGCCGGGCAGCTCCTGGAGCGGGTCGGCCTTGCCGACAAGGCCAAGAGCTACCCCTCGCAGCTCTCGGGCGGCCAGCAGCAGCGTGTGGCCATCGCCCGCGCGCTCGCGATGGAGCCGAAGCTGATGCTCTTCGACGAGCCGACGTCGGCGCTCGACCCGGAGCTGGTGGGTGACGTCCTTGACGTCATGCGCGATCTCGCCGAGTCCGGCATGACGATGATCGTCGTCACGCACGAGATGGGCTTCGCGCGCGAGGTCGGCGACAGCCTCGTCTTCATGGACGAGGGCGTGGTGGTCGAGTCCGGCCACCCGCGCGACGTCCTGACGAACCCGCAGCACGAGCGGACGCAGTCGTTCCTCTCGAAGGTGTTGTAA
- a CDS encoding class I SAM-dependent methyltransferase, translated as MTETASGTDWRAWQDSWDRQQEWYLPDREERFRVMLDMVEAVVGTEPRVLDLACGTGSITDRLLKRFPNAVSTGVDLDPALLAIAEGTFAGDDRVTFVTADLKDPRWTAQLPYDAYDAVLTATALHWLHSEPLTALYGQLAGLVRDGGVFMNADHMPDPATPRLNDADRAQRHARMEQAKAAGAVDWRDWWQLAAQDPVLAEPTAKRFEIYGEHADGDTPSPEWHARTLREAGFGEARTVWSSPSDAMVLGLK; from the coding sequence ATGACGGAAACGGCGTCCGGAACAGACTGGCGTGCCTGGCAGGACAGCTGGGACCGGCAGCAGGAGTGGTATCTGCCCGACCGCGAGGAGCGGTTCCGGGTCATGCTCGACATGGTCGAAGCCGTCGTCGGCACCGAGCCGCGCGTGCTCGACCTCGCGTGCGGTACGGGGAGTATTACGGACCGGCTGCTCAAGAGGTTCCCGAACGCGGTCAGCACGGGCGTCGACCTCGACCCCGCGCTCCTGGCCATCGCCGAGGGCACCTTCGCCGGGGACGACCGGGTCACCTTCGTGACCGCGGACCTCAAGGACCCCCGGTGGACGGCGCAGCTGCCGTACGACGCGTACGACGCCGTCCTCACCGCCACCGCCCTGCACTGGTTGCACAGCGAACCCCTCACCGCCCTCTACGGCCAGCTCGCGGGCCTCGTCCGGGACGGCGGCGTCTTCATGAACGCCGACCACATGCCCGACCCCGCGACGCCCCGCCTGAACGACGCCGACCGGGCCCAGCGGCACGCCCGCATGGAGCAGGCCAAGGCCGCGGGCGCCGTGGACTGGAGGGACTGGTGGCAGCTCGCAGCCCAGGACCCGGTCCTCGCCGAGCCCACGGCCAAGCGCTTCGAGATCTACGGCGAGCACGCGGACGGCGACACCCCCTCGCCCGAGTGGCACGCGCGGACGCTGCGCGAGGCGGGCTTCGGCGAGGCGCGGACGGTGTGGTCCTCGCCCTCCGACGCGATGGTGCTCGGCCTCAAGTAG
- a CDS encoding CGNR zinc finger domain-containing protein produces the protein MELAYYSDYAVRLVNSEEPGRNKDTLTSVEAIRELFGGSSQAARRATDSDVTRFRSVRARLRAVFEAADGGDETLAVDLLNSLLMEFPVSPQISGHDDRDDEGNPLWHMHLADHPSNATSGYAAIAAMGLAFHLTEHGVDRLGLCEAAPCRNAYLDTSTNRSRRYCSDRCATRANVAAYRARKRLETDRSASTGRAAETAQRTIANGER, from the coding sequence GTGGAACTGGCCTATTACTCGGACTACGCCGTACGTCTGGTCAACAGCGAGGAGCCGGGTCGCAACAAGGACACGCTGACGTCGGTCGAGGCGATCCGCGAGCTGTTCGGAGGCAGCTCGCAGGCGGCACGCCGTGCCACGGACTCCGACGTCACCCGCTTCCGCTCCGTGCGGGCCAGGCTCAGGGCGGTCTTCGAGGCGGCGGACGGCGGCGACGAGACCCTCGCGGTCGACCTGCTGAACTCACTGCTCATGGAGTTCCCGGTCAGCCCGCAGATCTCGGGCCACGACGACCGTGACGACGAGGGCAATCCGCTGTGGCACATGCACCTGGCGGACCACCCGTCGAACGCCACGTCCGGGTACGCGGCGATCGCCGCGATGGGCCTCGCCTTCCACCTCACCGAGCACGGCGTGGACCGCCTCGGCCTGTGCGAGGCAGCGCCCTGCCGCAACGCCTATCTCGACACGTCGACAAACCGTTCCCGACGCTACTGCTCGGACCGCTGCGCGACCCGCGCCAATGTCGCCGCCTACCGCGCCCGCAAGCGCCTGGAGACGGACCGGTCGGCGAGCACGGGGCGCGCTGCGGAAACCGCCCAGCGCACCATCGCGAACGGCGAGCGCTGA
- the sodX gene encoding nickel-type superoxide dismutase maturation protease produces the protein MPELSQESERRRAILPLGAAEVTGPSMVPTLYHGDRLVVQWGARVRAGDVVVLRHPFQQDLLVVKRAAERREGGWWVRGDNVYAGGDSTDYGTVPEELVLGKVWFRYRPPQFRSGQRSPFAMVRWAVSAARPVLADRSVSRRLRAR, from the coding sequence ATGCCGGAGCTGTCGCAGGAGAGCGAACGGAGAAGGGCCATCCTGCCGTTGGGTGCGGCCGAGGTGACGGGGCCTTCGATGGTGCCCACGCTCTACCACGGGGACCGCCTGGTGGTGCAGTGGGGCGCACGGGTCCGAGCGGGTGACGTGGTGGTGCTCCGCCACCCGTTCCAGCAGGACCTGTTGGTCGTCAAGCGTGCCGCCGAGCGGCGCGAGGGCGGCTGGTGGGTGCGCGGGGACAACGTGTACGCGGGAGGGGACAGCACGGACTACGGCACGGTGCCCGAGGAACTCGTCCTGGGGAAGGTGTGGTTCCGCTACCGCCCGCCCCAGTTCAGGTCCGGTCAGCGCTCGCCGTTCGCGATGGTGCGCTGGGCGGTTTCCGCAGCGCGCCCCGTGCTCGCCGACCGGTCCGTCTCCAGGCGCTTGCGGGCGCGGTAG
- the sodN gene encoding superoxide dismutase, Ni, whose amino-acid sequence MLSRLFAPKVKVSAHCDLPCGVYDPAQARIEAESVKAVQEKMAANDDAQFQTRAIGIKEQRAELAKHHVSVLWSDYFKPPHFEKYPELHQLVNDTLKALSAAKGSSDPATGQKALDYIAQIDKIFWETKKA is encoded by the coding sequence ATGCTTTCCCGCCTGTTTGCCCCCAAGGTAAAGGTCAGCGCCCACTGCGACCTCCCCTGCGGCGTGTACGACCCGGCCCAGGCCCGCATCGAGGCGGAGTCGGTCAAGGCCGTCCAGGAGAAGATGGCCGCCAACGACGACGCGCAGTTCCAGACGCGCGCCATCGGCATCAAGGAGCAGCGCGCGGAGCTCGCGAAGCACCACGTGTCGGTGCTCTGGAGCGACTACTTCAAGCCCCCGCACTTCGAGAAGTACCCGGAGCTGCACCAGCTGGTCAACGACACCCTCAAGGCCCTCTCGGCCGCCAAGGGCTCGTCGGACCCGGCCACGGGCCAGAAGGCGCTGGACTACATCGCCCAGATCGACAAGATCTTCTGGGAGACCAAGAAGGCCTGA
- a CDS encoding DUF3303 family protein produces MRVMLRARLDTQISNEAIKNGTLPKLMQAVSEQIKPEAAYFGPSDGGRAATFVFDMQDSSQMPSIAEPFFLELGAEIEIYPVMNAEDLQKGLSALQG; encoded by the coding sequence ATGAGGGTCATGTTGAGAGCGCGTCTGGACACACAGATCTCGAACGAGGCGATCAAGAACGGCACGCTGCCGAAGCTGATGCAGGCGGTGTCGGAGCAGATCAAGCCGGAGGCCGCGTACTTCGGGCCCAGCGACGGCGGGCGGGCCGCCACCTTCGTCTTCGACATGCAGGACAGCTCGCAGATGCCGTCCATCGCCGAGCCGTTCTTCCTGGAGCTCGGTGCGGAGATCGAGATCTACCCGGTGATGAACGCGGAGGACCTGCAGAAGGGCCTGTCCGCGCTTCAGGGCTGA
- a CDS encoding LysE family translocator: MLTAALAFAGVAAIINITPGLDTLLVLRTSVAHGRDGGFAAALGILTGCLAWGVATAIGLTALLTASRLAYDALRIAGAAYLAWLGCTALWRARGGVRRQAREGAAESGEPAGEAVPPSARDRWAAFRAGLATNLLNPKAGLFYMSLIPQFIPAGAPVFRTTLLLTAIDLVELALWYWIVTHAASALGDRIRRPSFRRRLEQLSGVAFLGFAVNLALHDRA; encoded by the coding sequence ATGCTCACCGCCGCACTCGCGTTCGCGGGCGTCGCCGCGATCATCAACATCACGCCGGGCCTCGACACGCTCCTGGTCCTGCGCACCTCCGTGGCCCACGGCAGGGACGGCGGCTTCGCCGCCGCGCTCGGCATCCTCACCGGCTGCCTGGCCTGGGGCGTGGCGACCGCGATCGGCCTGACGGCCCTGCTCACGGCCTCCCGTCTCGCGTACGACGCCCTGCGCATCGCGGGCGCCGCCTACCTGGCGTGGCTGGGCTGCACGGCGCTGTGGCGGGCGCGCGGGGGAGTGCGGAGGCAGGCGCGGGAAGGGGCGGCGGAGTCGGGGGAGCCTGCGGGGGAGGCCGTGCCCCCCTCGGCACGGGACCGCTGGGCGGCCTTCCGCGCGGGCCTTGCCACGAACCTCCTGAACCCCAAGGCCGGGCTCTTCTACATGAGCCTGATCCCGCAGTTCATCCCGGCGGGCGCCCCCGTGTTCCGTACGACTCTGCTGCTCACGGCGATCGACCTGGTCGAACTCGCGCTCTGGTACTGGATCGTCACCCACGCGGCATCCGCGCTGGGCGACCGCATCCGCCGCCCGTCGTTCCGGCGCCGTCTGGAGCAGCTCAGCGGGGTGGCGTTCCTCGGCTTCGCCGTGAATCTCGCGCTGCACGACCGGGCCTGA
- a CDS encoding elongation factor G, with the protein MHTSSTSTTLNLGILAHVDAGKTSLTERLLHAAGVIDEIGRVDAGSTQTDSLALERQRGITIKSAVVSFAVDDVTVNLIDTPGHPDFIAEVERVLSVLDGAVLVVSAVEGVQAQTRVLMRTLRRLRIPTLVFVNKIDRRGAREEDLLRSIAERLVPDIVPMGTVRGLGGRDASYVPFDAGDPAFTGRLVDVLAAHDDALLSAYVDDEAGLTYRRLRAELAAQTERALVHPVFFGSAATGAGVGELIAGIRELLPSEDGGPRADEPVSGTVFKVERGDAGEKVAYVRMFAGTVRTRDRLPFGGGREGKVTAVSVFDRGSADPREGVSAGQIGKLWGLGDIRIGDVVGVPRADDRTRGAGQHHFSPPTLETVVVPARPGDRGALHLALAQLAEQDPLINLRQDDLRQEVYVSLYGEVQKEVIEATLLDEYGIDVTFRETTTICVERVTGSGSAYEVIDTDSNPFLATVGLRVDPGPPDSGVEFRLEIELGSMPYAFFRAVEETVRETLLQGVHGWQVDDCVVTMTHSGYWPRQSHAHGTFDKSMSSTAGDFRQLTPLVLLSALRRAGTAVHEPLHRFRLSVPDDVFGQLLPALSRLRAVPHTQTARGASYVVEGEIPAARVHELEQLLPSLTRGEGELESAFERYQPVRGEAPDRPRTDRNPLCRKEYLREVAGVRR; encoded by the coding sequence GTGCATACGTCGAGCACGTCCACCACCCTGAACTTGGGGATCCTGGCGCATGTTGACGCCGGGAAGACCAGCCTGACCGAGCGGCTGCTGCACGCCGCCGGTGTCATCGACGAGATCGGTCGCGTCGATGCGGGCAGCACCCAGACCGATTCACTGGCTCTGGAGCGGCAGCGCGGCATCACGATCAAGTCGGCCGTCGTCTCCTTCGCCGTCGACGACGTCACCGTCAATCTCATCGACACCCCTGGCCACCCGGACTTCATCGCCGAGGTGGAGCGGGTCCTGAGCGTGCTCGACGGTGCCGTGCTCGTCGTCTCCGCCGTCGAAGGCGTCCAGGCGCAGACCCGCGTCCTCATGCGGACGCTGCGGCGGCTGCGCATCCCCACGCTCGTCTTCGTGAACAAGATCGACCGGCGCGGAGCGCGCGAGGAGGATCTGCTGCGCAGCATCGCGGAGCGGCTCGTCCCGGACATCGTGCCCATGGGTACGGTCCGCGGTCTCGGCGGCCGTGACGCCTCGTACGTTCCCTTCGACGCGGGCGACCCCGCCTTCACCGGTCGCCTCGTCGACGTGCTCGCCGCGCACGACGACGCCCTGCTCTCCGCGTACGTCGACGACGAGGCGGGGCTCACCTACCGGCGGCTGCGCGCCGAACTCGCCGCGCAGACCGAGCGTGCCCTTGTGCACCCGGTGTTCTTCGGCTCGGCCGCCACCGGCGCGGGCGTCGGCGAACTCATCGCGGGCATCCGGGAGTTGCTGCCCTCCGAGGACGGCGGCCCGCGCGCCGACGAGCCCGTGTCCGGCACCGTCTTCAAGGTCGAGCGCGGTGACGCCGGGGAGAAGGTCGCGTACGTGCGGATGTTCGCGGGGACGGTGCGCACGCGCGACCGGCTGCCGTTCGGCGGCGGGCGCGAGGGCAAGGTCACCGCGGTCAGCGTCTTCGACCGCGGGTCCGCGGACCCGCGCGAGGGTGTCTCCGCGGGGCAGATCGGGAAGTTGTGGGGGCTCGGCGACATCCGTATCGGCGATGTCGTCGGCGTACCGCGTGCCGACGACAGGACGCGCGGAGCCGGGCAGCACCACTTCTCGCCGCCCACCCTGGAGACCGTCGTCGTCCCCGCCCGCCCCGGCGACAGGGGCGCCCTGCATCTCGCGCTCGCCCAGCTCGCCGAGCAGGACCCGCTGATCAACCTCCGGCAGGACGATCTGCGCCAGGAGGTGTACGTGTCGCTGTACGGCGAGGTCCAGAAGGAAGTCATCGAGGCGACCCTCCTCGACGAGTACGGAATCGACGTCACGTTCCGCGAGACCACGACCATCTGCGTGGAGCGCGTGACCGGAAGCGGGTCCGCGTACGAGGTCATCGACACGGACTCCAACCCGTTCCTGGCCACGGTCGGACTGCGCGTCGATCCCGGTCCGCCGGATTCCGGCGTGGAGTTCCGCCTGGAGATCGAGCTCGGTTCGATGCCGTACGCGTTCTTCCGCGCCGTCGAGGAGACCGTCCGCGAGACGCTGCTCCAGGGGGTCCACGGATGGCAGGTCGACGACTGCGTCGTCACCATGACGCACTCCGGCTACTGGCCCCGCCAGAGCCACGCGCACGGCACCTTCGACAAGAGCATGTCGAGCACGGCCGGGGACTTCCGGCAGCTGACCCCGCTGGTCCTGCTGAGCGCGCTGCGGCGGGCCGGCACCGCGGTGCACGAGCCGCTGCACCGCTTCCGGCTCAGCGTCCCGGACGACGTGTTCGGGCAGCTCCTGCCCGCGCTCTCCCGGCTGCGTGCGGTCCCGCACACCCAGACGGCGCGCGGAGCCTCGTACGTGGTCGAGGGGGAGATCCCCGCCGCCCGCGTGCACGAGCTCGAGCAGCTGCTGCCCTCGCTGACGCGTGGCGAGGGCGAGCTGGAGTCCGCCTTCGAGCGGTACCAGCCGGTCCGGGGCGAGGCCCCGGACCGGCCGCGCACCGACCGCAATCCGCTCTGCCGCAAGGAGTATCTGCGGGAGGTGGCCGGTGTCCGGCGCTGA
- a CDS encoding sigma-70 family RNA polymerase sigma factor, with product MDHNEAAADQGEALAARFEEHRPHLKAVAYRMLGSLSESEDAVQESWIRLSRADTGQVANLGGWLTTVVGRICLDMLRTRQSRREDSLSLSMDTHVPDPVVSWGDVVDPEQEVLLADSVGLALLVVLETLAPAERLAFVLHDMFAVPFDEVAPIVERTPAATRQLASRARRRVQGSAPRPDNDPARQREVVGAFLAAARGGDFDALLELLDPDVVLRADTGELASGLSKLVRGATVVAGQAAMFSKAAPTTELAFVNGRVGVVGVPRGEVVSVMEFTITNGRIVELNLLVDPARVRGLGLPRFRA from the coding sequence ATGGACCATAACGAAGCAGCGGCGGACCAGGGCGAGGCGCTGGCGGCCCGCTTCGAGGAGCACAGGCCGCATCTGAAGGCGGTCGCCTATCGCATGCTCGGTTCGCTCAGCGAGTCCGAGGACGCGGTCCAGGAGTCCTGGATCCGGCTCAGCCGCGCCGACACCGGTCAGGTGGCGAACCTGGGCGGCTGGCTGACGACCGTCGTCGGCCGGATCTGCCTCGACATGCTGCGTACGCGGCAGTCGCGGCGCGAGGACTCCCTGTCGCTCTCGATGGACACGCATGTGCCCGACCCCGTGGTGAGCTGGGGGGATGTGGTCGACCCCGAGCAGGAGGTGCTGCTCGCCGACTCGGTCGGCCTCGCGCTGCTCGTCGTCCTTGAGACGCTCGCGCCCGCCGAGCGTCTCGCCTTCGTGCTGCACGACATGTTCGCCGTGCCCTTCGACGAGGTCGCCCCCATCGTGGAGCGCACCCCGGCCGCGACGCGGCAGCTCGCGAGCCGGGCCCGTCGCCGGGTGCAGGGTTCGGCGCCCAGGCCCGACAACGACCCCGCGCGGCAGCGCGAGGTCGTCGGCGCCTTCCTCGCCGCCGCGCGGGGCGGTGACTTCGACGCGCTGCTCGAACTGCTCGACCCGGACGTGGTGTTGCGGGCCGACACCGGCGAACTCGCCTCCGGGCTCTCGAAATTGGTGCGGGGCGCGACCGTGGTGGCCGGGCAGGCCGCGATGTTCTCGAAGGCGGCGCCGACCACCGAGCTGGCCTTCGTCAACGGCCGTGTCGGCGTGGTCGGGGTGCCGCGGGGCGAGGTCGTCTCGGTCATGGAGTTCACGATCACGAACGGCAGGATCGTGGAACTCAACCTCCTCGTCGACCCCGCCCGCGTACGGGGACTCGGCCTCCCTCGCTTCCGCGCCTGA
- a CDS encoding pyridoxamine 5'-phosphate oxidase family protein — MSTETTAPRAPEQRKQDALHRLDHDVDAWVATADAESGTPYLIPLSFLWDGESLLVATPEASVTGRNLRATGKARVGIGPTRDLVLVEGAVRALDGAELTAELRDAFATKTGFDPSRLKTAYTYFRITPQRVQAWREADELEGRELMLGGRWTVR, encoded by the coding sequence ATGAGCACGGAGACGACAGCACCCCGCGCGCCCGAGCAGCGCAAGCAGGACGCCCTGCACCGCCTCGACCACGACGTCGACGCGTGGGTGGCGACGGCGGACGCGGAGAGCGGGACCCCGTATCTCATCCCGCTGTCCTTCCTCTGGGACGGCGAGAGCCTCCTTGTGGCCACTCCGGAAGCCAGCGTCACCGGCCGCAACCTCCGGGCGACCGGCAAGGCACGGGTCGGCATCGGGCCGACCCGCGACCTCGTCCTCGTCGAAGGGGCCGTACGCGCCCTCGACGGGGCCGAGTTGACCGCCGAGCTCCGTGACGCCTTCGCCACGAAGACGGGCTTCGACCCGAGCAGGCTCAAGACCGCCTACACCTACTTCCGCATCACCCCGCAGCGCGTCCAGGCCTGGCGCGAGGCCGACGAGCTGGAGGGCCGGGAGCTGATGCTGGGCGGGCGGTGGACAGTGAGGTGA
- a CDS encoding HAD-IA family hydrolase, whose translation MDMTELDGSRAQQSEAPGEAPRVRHARPADLPRIVELIAEHAAYEKGTPPAPGLEQRLDALLFGVPDPRLRCLVAELPGGDVVGYATCAPEISTWDGSEYLHMDCLFLRDGHRGLGIGELLTDAVAAQARALGLTEVQWQTPAWNEGAIRFYGRIGADAKEKLRFAWQVPPPAFDAVLCDLDGVIRFYDMSGIEEMERAAGLPHGSTAEIAFAPETDLPLMLGRTGKAEWVEAIARGLADRVPYERGHALGTALAEAGFSADATVVDLLRRARAHLHVALVTNATPWLDDDLAELGIADLAHTVVSSAGVGIVKPDRRIYEIAVERAGVPAERCLFVDDRKENVDAAVALGMVGLHYTGPDDLREALAPVLGHS comes from the coding sequence ATGGACATGACCGAGCTTGATGGATCGCGCGCGCAGCAGAGCGAAGCGCCCGGCGAAGCGCCCCGCGTCCGCCACGCCCGCCCCGCCGACCTCCCCCGCATCGTGGAGCTCATCGCCGAGCACGCCGCGTACGAGAAGGGCACGCCGCCCGCCCCCGGCCTGGAGCAGCGCCTGGACGCCCTCCTCTTCGGCGTGCCGGACCCGCGTCTGCGCTGCCTGGTGGCCGAGCTGCCCGGTGGCGATGTCGTCGGCTACGCGACGTGCGCGCCGGAGATCTCCACGTGGGACGGCTCCGAGTACCTCCACATGGACTGCCTCTTCCTGCGTGACGGGCACCGGGGGCTCGGCATCGGCGAGCTCCTGACGGACGCGGTGGCGGCCCAGGCCCGTGCGCTCGGTCTCACCGAGGTCCAGTGGCAGACCCCCGCGTGGAACGAGGGCGCGATCCGCTTCTACGGCCGGATCGGCGCCGACGCCAAGGAGAAGCTGCGCTTCGCCTGGCAGGTGCCGCCGCCGGCGTTCGACGCCGTGCTCTGCGACCTGGACGGCGTGATCCGCTTCTACGACATGTCGGGGATCGAGGAGATGGAGCGTGCCGCCGGGCTGCCCCACGGCAGCACCGCCGAGATCGCCTTCGCGCCCGAGACCGACCTGCCGCTGATGCTGGGGCGCACCGGCAAGGCGGAGTGGGTGGAGGCGATCGCGCGCGGCCTCGCGGACCGGGTGCCGTACGAGCGGGGGCACGCCCTGGGCACCGCGCTCGCCGAAGCCGGGTTCTCCGCCGACGCCACCGTGGTGGACCTGCTCAGGCGGGCCCGCGCGCACCTGCACGTGGCGCTGGTGACGAACGCGACCCCCTGGCTCGACGACGACCTGGCCGAGCTCGGCATCGCCGACCTCGCGCACACCGTGGTCAGCAGCGCCGGCGTCGGCATCGTCAAGCCCGACCGCCGGATCTACGAGATCGCCGTGGAGCGGGCGGGGGTCCCGGCCGAGCGCTGCCTGTTCGTGGACGACCGCAAGGAGAACGTGGACGCGGCGGTCGCGCTCGGCATGGTGGGGCTCCACTACACCGGACCCGACGACCTGCGGGAGGCGCTGGCACCGGTGCTCGGCCACAGCTGA
- a CDS encoding GntR family transcriptional regulator, whose amino-acid sequence MLFRIDTTSSVPLADQIAACARRAVADGSVRPGERLPAARMLADSLGVNVHTVLRGYQRLREEGLIELRRGRGATVVDGAVAQARAQLGERVRAFVADALELGLSEDEVRSLVDSELRA is encoded by the coding sequence ATGCTGTTCCGGATCGATACGACGTCGTCGGTGCCCCTCGCCGACCAGATCGCCGCATGCGCGCGCCGCGCGGTCGCCGACGGCTCGGTGCGGCCGGGCGAGCGGCTGCCCGCCGCGCGGATGCTCGCCGACTCCCTCGGGGTCAACGTCCATACGGTGCTGCGTGGTTACCAGCGGCTGCGCGAGGAGGGCCTGATCGAGCTCAGACGGGGGCGCGGCGCGACCGTCGTGGACGGCGCCGTGGCACAGGCGCGGGCCCAACTGGGGGAGCGGGTCAGGGCGTTCGTCGCCGACGCGCTGGAGCTCGGGCTCTCGGAGGACGAGGTGCGGTCCCTGGTGGACTCGGAACTGAGGGCGTGA